A region of the Fusobacterium simiae genome:
CTTTTTTCATTTGTATATTTACTTCATCTAATGAATAATATCTTATCTTATTTTTATCTGGATCTCCTTTCATAAGAGTTGCACCTATAACAAAGAATTGTTTATCATTGTATGCTAGAAAAAATGTTTTTGGAACAATAGTGAAAAGACCCCCTAAAAAACTAGGAATTAATTGCCCTATTAAAACATCTTCTTCTGAAACCTTATAACCTTCTCCTCTTAAAAGTTCAGCTACTTTTTCTTCTTTTTTCATTTTTTCCTCCACTCTAAAATTGTTATGTAAACATTGTATCAAATTTTAAAAATATATCAAGATTTTCAATATAAAATGATATAATCAAAAGTGGAGGAAATTTTTATGAGAGAAATAAAAGATTTTACTAAAAATAAGAAAATAAATTTTAAAAAGCTCGAAAAATTTGGTTTTAAATTAAAAGATAATTCTTATTATTACCATACATTTTTATTAAAAAATCAATTTAAAATGTCTGTAAAAATTAACTTAGATAGTTCAATTTTTTCAGAAGTTATTGATACAGAAACTGATGAGCCTTATATATTACATCTTTTAGAAGAAAAAAGAAGTGGTTTTAGTGAAAAAGTATATAAAGCATACAGTGAAGTTTTAGAAAAGATAAAAATAGAATGTTTTGAAGATAATATATTTAAAGCTAATTACACAAAAGAAATTATTGAATATGCTAAAAATAAATATGGAGATGAATTAGAATTTTTATGGGAAAAATTACCTAATAATGCAGTTCTTAGAAGAAAATCTACTAATAAATGGTATATTGTAATATTAACTATATCTAAAAAAAAATTAGGAATAGATGATGATGAAATTATTGAAGTGATTAATCTACACAATACAGCAGAAGAAGTTGAGAGAAGTATTGATTACAAAAAATATTTTCTTGCTTATCATATGAACAAAAAATATTGGTATACTATCTGTCTTGATGGAACAGTAGAACTGGAAGAAATTTATAAAAAAATTGATATCAGTTATGAATTGGCAAAATGATATTAAAATATTATATTGCTAATATTATACTATTGTTATATAATTGTAACATAAAAAGGAGGAGATATTATGTCACAAGTTAGTATCACAGTAAAAACAGATGAAGAAATAAAAAAAGAGTTTAATGCTTTTTG
Encoded here:
- a CDS encoding MmcQ/YjbR family DNA-binding protein — encoded protein: MREIKDFTKNKKINFKKLEKFGFKLKDNSYYYHTFLLKNQFKMSVKINLDSSIFSEVIDTETDEPYILHLLEEKRSGFSEKVYKAYSEVLEKIKIECFEDNIFKANYTKEIIEYAKNKYGDELEFLWEKLPNNAVLRRKSTNKWYIVILTISKKKLGIDDDEIIEVINLHNTAEEVERSIDYKKYFLAYHMNKKYWYTICLDGTVELEEIYKKIDISYELAK